The following are encoded together in the Streptomyces sp. NBC_00358 genome:
- a CDS encoding carboxymuconolactone decarboxylase family protein codes for MVSRLDYFADPTAGKALKYFMSAGRTLKDSPLPAATQELVALRVSQINGCAACIDMHTKEAAAAGESSVRLNLVAAWREATVFTEAERAALELAEEGTRVADAGKGVSDEVWASAVKHYDEGQLTALVFLVSFMNSVNRLNIITRQPAGAYEPGQFH; via the coding sequence ATGGTTTCGCGACTGGACTACTTCGCCGACCCGACCGCCGGCAAAGCCCTCAAGTACTTCATGTCGGCGGGCAGGACGCTCAAGGACTCACCCCTGCCGGCCGCGACCCAGGAACTGGTGGCGCTGCGCGTGAGCCAGATCAACGGATGCGCCGCCTGCATCGACATGCACACCAAGGAAGCCGCCGCCGCGGGCGAGAGCTCCGTGCGGCTGAACCTGGTCGCGGCCTGGCGGGAGGCCACGGTCTTCACCGAGGCGGAGCGCGCAGCGCTGGAACTGGCGGAGGAGGGGACCCGGGTCGCGGACGCGGGCAAGGGCGTCAGCGACGAGGTGTGGGCGTCCGCCGTCAAGCACTACGACGAGGGGCAGCTCACCGCTCTGGTGTTCCTGGTTTCCTTCATGAACTCGGTGAACCGGCTGAACATCATCACCCGGCAGCCGGCCGGCGCCTACGAGCCCGGACAGTTCCACTGA
- a CDS encoding GNAT family N-acetyltransferase: protein MSPLSLAPLRFSPEEIAGVVGLYASNPEYCRAAGEYGPERIPADRVEADLREEAETAGCEVLLARDALDRIVGLLCLLAPHPVDGYPWIGLLLVHGSLHGQGNGRLLAEQAEARFRREGRDGIRLAVLENNPAALAFWSSLGWREIDRRTDRQYGRPCVVMHKQLT from the coding sequence ATGTCACCGCTGTCCCTCGCCCCGCTCCGTTTCTCCCCGGAAGAGATCGCCGGGGTCGTGGGCCTGTACGCGAGCAACCCGGAGTACTGCCGTGCCGCGGGTGAGTACGGTCCCGAGCGCATTCCGGCCGACCGGGTCGAGGCCGATCTGCGGGAGGAGGCGGAGACGGCGGGATGCGAGGTACTGCTGGCCCGCGACGCGCTGGACCGGATCGTCGGCCTGCTGTGCCTGCTCGCCCCTCATCCGGTCGACGGATACCCGTGGATCGGACTGCTGCTGGTGCACGGGAGTCTCCACGGGCAGGGGAACGGCAGACTGCTCGCCGAGCAGGCGGAGGCACGGTTCCGTCGTGAGGGAAGGGACGGCATCCGGCTGGCCGTCCTGGAGAACAACCCCGCCGCCTTGGCGTTCTGGAGTTCCCTGGGCTGGCGGGAGATCGACCGCCGCACCGACCGCCAGTACGGCCGCCCGTGCGTCGTCATGCACAAACAACTGACCTGA